The following proteins are encoded in a genomic region of Streptomyces sp. NBC_01723:
- a CDS encoding threonine/serine ThrE exporter family protein — protein sequence MTEEDRKPQSDEAHSAFRQPGGIAASIDDESSTTSEFEIPQGLAVPRHTGTESETTSEFSLPDGLEAPTATPADAEGSAFTTPSTYHAWTAPTAFTPASGFPAVNLADVPWQDRMRAMLRMPVAERPAPEPSQKHDDETGPAVPRVLDLTLRIGELLLAGGEGAEDVEAAMFAVCRSYGLDRCEPNVTFTLLSISHQPSLVEDPVTASRTVRRRGTDYTRLAAVFQLVDDLSDPETSISLEEAYRRLAEIRRNRHPYPTWVLSTASGLLAGGASLLVGGDAIVFFAAMIGAILGDRLAWLCAGRGLPEFYQFAVAAMPPAAIGIALTLTHVDVKASAVITGGLFALLPGRALVAGVQDGLTGFYITAAARLLEVMYFFVSIVAGVLVVLYFGVQLGANLNPDAELGTGDDPFVQIFASMLLSLAFAILLQQERSTVLAVTLNGGVAWCVYGAMHYAGDISPVASTAAAAGLVGLFGQLMSRYRFASALPYTTAAIGPLLPGSATYFGLLAIAQSEVDNGLLSLSKAVALAMAIAIGVNLGGEISRLFLKVPGAASAAGRRAAKRTRGF from the coding sequence GTGACCGAGGAGGACCGCAAGCCGCAGTCGGACGAGGCCCACAGCGCCTTCCGGCAGCCGGGCGGGATCGCTGCGTCGATCGACGACGAGTCGTCGACGACGTCCGAGTTCGAGATCCCGCAGGGACTGGCCGTCCCGCGGCACACCGGCACGGAGTCCGAGACGACCTCGGAGTTCTCGCTGCCGGACGGCCTGGAGGCGCCCACGGCCACGCCCGCGGACGCCGAGGGGTCGGCGTTCACGACGCCGAGCACCTACCACGCGTGGACCGCGCCGACCGCGTTCACACCGGCGAGCGGATTCCCGGCGGTGAACCTGGCGGACGTGCCCTGGCAGGACCGGATGCGGGCCATGCTGCGCATGCCGGTGGCCGAGCGGCCCGCGCCCGAGCCCTCGCAGAAGCACGACGACGAGACCGGCCCCGCCGTGCCGCGCGTGCTCGACCTGACGCTGCGTATCGGGGAGCTGCTGCTGGCGGGCGGTGAGGGCGCCGAGGACGTGGAGGCGGCGATGTTCGCCGTCTGCCGGTCCTACGGCCTGGACCGCTGCGAGCCGAACGTCACCTTCACCCTGCTGTCGATCTCCCACCAGCCGTCCCTGGTCGAGGACCCGGTGACGGCGTCGCGGACGGTACGCCGCCGCGGCACCGACTACACCCGGCTCGCCGCCGTGTTCCAGCTGGTGGACGACCTCTCGGACCCGGAGACCAGCATCTCCCTGGAGGAGGCCTACCGGCGCCTCGCGGAGATCAGGCGCAACCGGCACCCGTACCCGACCTGGGTATTGAGCACGGCGAGCGGTCTGCTCGCGGGCGGGGCCTCACTGCTCGTCGGCGGTGACGCGATCGTGTTCTTCGCGGCGATGATCGGCGCGATTCTCGGAGACCGGCTGGCCTGGCTGTGCGCCGGGCGCGGGCTGCCGGAGTTCTACCAGTTCGCGGTGGCCGCGATGCCGCCGGCCGCGATCGGCATCGCGCTGACGCTGACCCACGTCGACGTGAAGGCGTCCGCGGTGATCACCGGTGGGCTGTTCGCGCTGCTGCCGGGGCGGGCGCTGGTCGCGGGTGTGCAGGACGGTCTGACCGGTTTCTACATCACCGCCGCGGCGCGCCTGCTGGAGGTCATGTACTTCTTCGTCAGCATCGTCGCCGGGGTGCTGGTGGTGCTGTACTTCGGCGTCCAGCTGGGGGCCAACCTCAACCCGGACGCCGAGCTGGGCACCGGCGACGACCCGTTCGTGCAGATCTTCGCCTCGATGCTGCTGTCGCTGGCCTTCGCGATCCTGCTCCAGCAGGAACGATCCACCGTGCTCGCGGTGACCCTGAACGGCGGCGTCGCCTGGTGCGTGTACGGCGCCATGCACTACGCCGGGGACATCTCGCCGGTGGCCTCCACGGCCGCCGCGGCGGGGCTGGTGGGTCTCTTCGGGCAGCTGATGTCCCGGTACCGGTTCGCGTCGGCGCTGCCGTACACGACCGCGGCGATCGGGCCGCTGCTGCCCGGTTCCGCGACGTACTTCGGGCTGCTGGCGATCGCCCAGAGCGAGGTCGACAACGGGCTGCTGTCGCTGTCCAAGGCGGTGGCGCTGGCGATGGCGATCGCGATCGGGGTGAACCTCGGTGGGGAGATCTCGCGGCTGTTCCTGAAGGTGCCGGGCGCGGCGAGTGCCGCGGGACGCCGGGCGGCCAAGCGGACGCGCGGGTTCTGA
- a CDS encoding inorganic diphosphatase — MEFDVTIEIPKGSRNKYEVDHETGRIRLDRRLFTSTAYPTDYGFVENTLGEDGDPLDALVILDEPTFPGCLIRCRAIGMFRMTDEAGGDDKLLCVPSTDPRVEHLRDIHHVSEFDRLEIQHFFEVYKDLEPGKSVEGANWVGRTDAEIEIERSYKRFKEQGGH, encoded by the coding sequence GTGGAGTTCGACGTCACGATCGAGATCCCGAAGGGTTCGCGGAACAAGTACGAGGTGGACCACGAGACCGGTCGTATCCGCCTGGACCGCCGCCTCTTCACCTCGACCGCCTACCCGACCGACTACGGCTTCGTGGAGAACACCCTCGGCGAGGACGGCGACCCGCTGGACGCGCTGGTCATCCTGGACGAGCCGACCTTCCCGGGCTGCCTCATCCGCTGCCGCGCGATCGGCATGTTCCGGATGACGGACGAGGCCGGCGGCGACGACAAGCTGCTGTGCGTGCCGTCGACCGACCCGCGCGTGGAGCACCTGCGGGACATCCACCACGTGTCGGAGTTCGACCGCCTGGAGATCCAGCACTTCTTCGAGGTCTACAAGGACCTGGAGCCCGGCAAGTCCGTCGAGGGCGCCAACTGGGTGGGCCGGACCGACGCCGAGATCGAGATCGAGCGGTCCTACAAGCGCTTCAAGGAGCAGGGCGGCCACTGA
- a CDS encoding DedA family protein: protein MTTLALGPEWLSPDYLIETFALPGILLIVFAESGLFAFLPGDSLLFTAGLFVAQGEYISQPLWLVCALIVLAAVIGDQVGYMIGKFLGPKLFNRPNSKLFKKENLEKAHEFMEKYGPKAIVLARFVPIVRTFAPIVAGAGRMKYRTFLTYNVIGGVAWGTGVTLAGYWLGQIEFIRTNVEPILVLIVVVSVVPIAVEYLRERRKKKQAAATAPTPPQQHQQPQYPVMDDATTQLRRVDPYEQPQQYQQPYAQQYPQNYNDQYPYNQGR from the coding sequence GTGACCACCCTTGCGCTCGGCCCCGAGTGGCTCAGCCCGGACTACCTGATCGAGACGTTCGCTCTGCCGGGCATCCTGCTCATCGTCTTCGCCGAGTCCGGACTCTTCGCGTTCCTGCCCGGCGACTCGCTGCTGTTCACCGCGGGCCTCTTCGTCGCCCAGGGCGAGTACATCAGCCAGCCGCTGTGGCTGGTGTGCGCCCTGATCGTGCTGGCCGCCGTCATCGGCGACCAGGTGGGCTACATGATCGGCAAGTTCCTCGGCCCCAAGCTCTTCAACCGCCCCAACTCCAAGCTCTTCAAGAAGGAGAACCTGGAGAAGGCGCACGAGTTCATGGAGAAGTACGGCCCCAAGGCGATCGTCCTGGCCCGCTTCGTGCCGATCGTGCGCACCTTCGCGCCCATCGTGGCGGGCGCCGGCCGCATGAAGTACCGCACGTTCCTCACGTACAACGTCATCGGCGGCGTGGCCTGGGGCACCGGCGTCACCCTCGCGGGCTACTGGCTCGGCCAGATCGAGTTCATCCGCACCAACGTCGAGCCGATCCTCGTCCTGATCGTCGTCGTCTCGGTCGTCCCGATCGCCGTCGAGTACCTGCGCGAGCGCAGGAAGAAGAAGCAGGCCGCGGCGACCGCCCCCACGCCGCCCCAGCAGCACCAGCAGCCCCAGTACCCGGTCATGGACGACGCCACGACCCAGCTCCGCCGCGTCGACCCGTACGAGCAGCCCCAGCAGTACCAGCAGCCGTACGCCCAGCAGTACCCGCAGAACTACAACGACCAGTACCCGTACAACCAGGGCCGCTGA